Proteins encoded within one genomic window of Arachis ipaensis cultivar K30076 chromosome B08, Araip1.1, whole genome shotgun sequence:
- the LOC110265784 gene encoding G-type lectin S-receptor-like serine/threonine-protein kinase At4g27290 — protein sequence MERFTLLLLCFSLLHHTAISTIIDTISTTQYLTDGDTMLSADANFALGFFGIPESSMNRYLGIWYYKVPTRTVAWVANRNTPLNDSFGILKITDKGILALHSHNNAIIWHSNSSRFVQRPVAVLLDSGNLIVKEYGSNNNDLKSFLWQSFDYPFDTMLPGMKFGSDLSTGLNRYLTSQISPDDQSKGNYTFQLDIVGYPELCIRNGESKSFSSGSWNGLRFGGIPRLKQNTIYHYYFVYSKEEIYYTFELLNSSMYSRFVLSANGIMTRYVWSLRNQSWTPYLTLPNDICDSYGKCGPYGKCNIDNSPPCDCLSGTVPKVPEEWNQADWYNGCIRSNPLSCHGDGFKKFTGLKLPDTQKASWLNTSMSLDEYAKFCLKNCSCMAYAALDISKGASGCLMWHDELIDIRVLSDPQQDLYVRMSKKDSDEDEKSKGGSDIPKMQIIVCSSVLFIGMMMILCISLILYRRKKNQKNYRNMRGNPEEHQEEELDLPYFDMATVEECC from the exons ATGGAACGGTTCACCTTGCTTCTGTTATGCTTCTCATTGCTGCATCATACAGCTATTTCTACAATCATAGACACTATTAGTACTACACAGTACCTCACTGATGGTGACACCATGCTTTCAGCTGATGCAAACTTTGCACTTGGATTCTTCGGTATACCAGAAAGTTCCATGAACCGTTACCTTGGAATATGGTACTATAAAGTGCCAACTAGGACAGTGGCATGGGTTGCCAACAGAAACACTCCACTTAATGACTCATTTGGAATCTTGAAGATCACTGACAAAGGAATTCTTGCTCTTCATAGTCATAACAATGCCATCATTTGGCATTCCAACTCGTCAAGATTCGTTCAGCGACCGGTTGCAGTGCTTTTGGATTCAGGGAACCTCATTGTGAAGGAATATGGGAGCAACAACAATGACTTAAAAAGCTTTCTTTGGCAGAGTTTCGATTACCCTTTTGACACAATGCTGCCAGGGATGAAGTTCGGAAGCGACTTAAGTACAGGCTTGAATAGGTACTTAACATCTCAAATTAGCCCCGATGATCAATCTAAAGGTAACTATACTTTTCAGCTTGATATTGTTGGATATCCAGAATTATGTATAAGAAACGGTGAATCCAAGTCCTTTTCTAGTGGATCCTGGAATGGTCTTCGATTTGGTGGAATTCCCCGGTTAAAACAGAATACTATATACCACTACTACTTTGTTTACAGTAAGGAAGAGATATATTATACATTTGAGCTTCTTAATAGCTCAATGTATTCAAGATTTGTGCTATCTGCGAATGGAATCATGACACGTTATGTTTGGAGTTTGAGGAATCAAAGTTGGACACCCTACCTAACATTGCCAAATGATATCTGTGATAGTTATGGTAAATGTGGACCATATGGTAAATGTAATATAGACAACTCCCCTCCATGTGATTGCTTGAGCGGAACTGTACCTAAAGTCCCTGAAGAATGGAATCAGGCAGATTGGTATAATGGTTGTATTAGAAGTAATCCGCTAAGTTGCCATGGAGATGGATTCAAAAAGTTTACTGGTCTGAAGCTGCCTGATACACAGAAAGCATCATGGTTAAATACTAGCATGAGTCTTGACGAGTACGCGAAGTTCTGCCTGAAAAATTGCTCCTGCATGGCTTATGCTGCATTGGATATCAGCAAAGGGGCAAGTGGGTGTTTAATGTGGCATGATGAGCTGATAGATATTAGAGTGCTGAGTGATCCACAACAAGATCTTTATGTTAGAATGTCCAAGAAAGATTCAG ATGAAGATGAAAAATCAAAGGGTGGATCTGATATCCCGAAGATGCAGATTATTGTTTGCAGCTCAGTCTTATTTATAGGAATGATGATGATCCTATGCATTTCCTTGATCCTGTatagaagaaagaaaaaccaGAAAAACTATA GGAACATGAGAGGCAACCCAGAAGAGCATCAGGAGGAAGAACTAGATCTACCATATTTTGATATGGCTActgttgaggagtgttgctag